gaaaacctggagaaaataaacaatttcctagacagatatcaggtaccgaagttaaatcaggaacagataaaccatttaaacaaccccatgactACTTaaaaaatggaagcagtcattaaaagtctcccaaccaaaaagaacccaggtccagatgggttcaccgcagatttctatcagaccttcatagaagacctcataccaatactctccaaactatttcacaaaattgaaacagatggagtgctacagaattccttctatgaagccacaattactcttatacctaaaccacacaaagacccaacaaagaaagagaacttcagaccactttccctggcaaatatcgacgcaaaaatactcaataaaattctggcaaacccactccaagaacacatcaaaacaatcatccaccatgattaagtaggcttcattccaggtatgcagagataatttaatatatggaaaaccatcaacataaccaccatataaacaaactgaaagaacaaaaccacatgatcatttcattaaatgctgaaaaagagtttgataaaattcaacaccccttcatgataaaaagtcctggaaagaacaggaattcaaggcccatacctaaacatagtaaaagtcatatacagcaaaccagttgctaacattaaactaaatggagagaaacttgaagaaatcccacaaaaaacagggactagacaaggctgcccactctctccctacttattcaatatagttctcgaagtactagccagagaaatccaacaacaaaaggagttcaaagggatacagattggaaaggaagaagtcaaaatatcactatttgcagatgatatgatagtatatttaagtgatcccaaaagttccaccagagaactactaaagctgataaacaacttcagcaaagtggctgggtataaaattaactcaaataaatcagtagccttcctctacacaaaagagaaacaagccgagaatgaaattagggaaacgacacccttcataatagtcccaaataatataaaatacctcggtgtgactttaaccaagcaaataaaagatctgtatgataagaacctcaagcctctgaagaaagaaattgaagaagacctcagaagatggaaagatctcccatgctcatggattggcaggattaatatagtaaaaatggccattttaccaaaagcaatctgcagattcaatgcaatccccatcaaagtaccaatccaattcttcagagagttggacagaacaatttgcaaattcatttggaataacaaaaaaaaacagaataactaaaactattctcaacaataaaaggacttccaggggaatcactatccctgaactcaagcagtattacagagcaatagtgataaaaaataaataaataaataaataaataaataaataaataaataaataaacaaactgtatCTTAttgacacagaggcaggcagatagactgatggaatagaatttaagacccagaaatgaacccacacacctatggtcacttgatttttaacaaaggagccaaaatcatccaatggaaaaaagatagcattttcagcaaatggtgctggttcaactggaggtcaacatgtagaagaatgcagatcgatccatgcttatcaccctgtacaaagcttaagtccaagtggatcaaggacctccccatcaaaccagatacactcaaactaatagaaggaaaagtggggaagcatctcaaacacatgggcactggagaaaatttcctgaacaaaacaccaatggcttatgttctaagatcaagaatcaacaaatgggatctcataaaactacaaagcttctgtaaggcaaaggacactgtcgttaggacaaaacagcaaccaacaaattgggaaaagatctttaccaatcctacaactaatagagggcttatatccaaaatatacaaagaactcacgaagttagactgcagggagacaaataaccctattaaaaaatgggttcaacatgaaactgaagaaggatgaccaaaatgcgaatgcttcactccttctttaaaaggggaacaagaatacccttgccagagaatagggaggcaaagtttagaacagaggcagaaggaacacccattcagagcctgccctacatgtggcccatacatatacaaccaccaaactagataagatggatgaagcaaagaagtgcaggctgacaggaaccggatgtagatctctcctgagagacacacccagaatacagcaaatacagaggctaatgccagcaacaaaccactgacctgagaacaggaccccgttgaaggaatcagagaaaggactggaagagcttgaaggggctcgagaccccatatgaacaacaatgctgaccaaccagagcttccagggactaagccactacccaaagactatacatggactgaccctgggctccaacctcataggtagcaatgaatagcctagtaagagcaccagtgtaaggagaagcccttggtcctgctaagactgaacccccagtgaactagattgttggggggagggcagtagtggggggaggatggggaggggaacacccatatagaaggggaggggaaggggttagggggatgttggccgggaaaccgggaaggggaataacaatcgaaatgtaaataagaaatactcaagttaataaagatggggagaaaaaaagaaatacccaatttagtaaagaaagaagaagaagaagaagaagaagaagaagaaggaggaggaggaggaggaggaggaggaggaggaggaggaggaggaggaggaggaggaggaggaggaggaggaggaggaggaggaggaggaggagaagaagaagaagaagaagaagaagaagaagaagaagaagaagaagaagaagaagaagaagaagaagaagaagaagaagaagaagaagaagaagaagaagaagaagaagaagaaagaaccaaACTTTTCCTGCTTCAGgtcttcttaaaggggggaacaaaaataagcacaggagaaaatatgaagacaaaatgtagagcagagactgaaggaaagaccatccagagactgccccacctgggggatccatcccatatacaaacaccaaacccagacactattaagGATGCTGAGatgtgtatgctgacaggagcctgatatagctgtctcctgagagattcttccagaggctgacaaatacagaggcggatgctcgcagccaaccattgaactgagaatggggtccccaatggagttagagaaaggactgaaggaactgaaggggtatGCAACACCAtaactatcaaccaaccagactccccagagctcccagggactaaaccaccattccaagagtacacagggatggacctatggtcCCAGcagcatatgtatcagaggatggccttgttgagtatCAATGGAGGAGCAGCCCTTgttcctgggaaggcttgattccccactgtaggggaatgtcagggtgaagGGGAGgttggaaggagtgggtgggcaggtgggggagcccctttatagaagcagtgggagattGCGAGTTTCTGGAGgaaaaaccgggaaaggggataacatttaaaatgtaaataaaaaaaacaatttaaaaaaaaagaaagaatcatcctgagtgagggaacccagacacacacacacacacacacacacacacacacacacacacaaaaaaaagaaataatacacacatggtatgtactcactgataagtggatattagacaaaaagaagCTCGagatacccatgatacaactcacagaccatatgaaacccaaaaagaaagaagatcacaccaaagtgtgggtATTACAGTACTCAGTAAGGGGGAAGAAGATAAtatctgggaagtagagggagacagagatctgggttggaagaggggagggagagggtaaaGGAGGAGCcggttcagatatgggaggagatggggaagaagttTAGAGGGTCAGGATCTTGAAAGGAgagtagcagtgggggagggggaactagCCACTaaaaagttccagatgccagggacccaagaggttcccagaaccAACAGGGAGGACAGTAACCAAAatcccaacaaaggggagatagaacctgtagagaccatatccagtggataggcatggctccCAGTTGAAGGATGTGACCACCCactacctcaaaaatattaatccagaattcctcctatcaaaggaacttcagggacaaggaatgaagcagagactgtaggaaaggccatccagagactgctccacttacggatccatcccatctgcagtcaccaaaccagacactatagctgatgccaagaagtgcttgctgactggagcctgatatggatgtcccctgaaaggctctgccagagcctgaccaatacagatgtgaatgcatgcagccaactattgaactgaatACGGGGACCctaaaggaggagttagagaaaggactgaagtagctgaaggggtttgcaactccataggaagaacaatatcaatcaatcaaccagatccctcagagctccgagggactaaaccaccaaccaaagagtacacaggggttacccatgactccagctggatatgtagcagaggatggccttattgggcatcactgggaagggagccagccccttggtcctgtagaggtttgatgacccagggtaggggaatgttagggcactgaagcaggagtgggtgagccTGTGAGGGAGAAACCTCATAGAGGGAGcagaggggtgatgggatagggggtttatggaggggaactGGAAAGcaggagaacatttgaaatgtcaacaaataaaataaccaataacaaatatcaaaatttttaaaagaagacgtTTTACTACTTTTATCTCTCCATTCCTACCTTTTTAGGAAAAtgataaattacattttcatgtttggaaagtattttttcatttttatggagtttcttttcttataaatCAGGGCAAAGGGATTTAAAGTATGTAAAACTGTGTGATCTTCAGTAAACTAAACCCTGAACACTAAATCCctcatctctcttctttcccctcaaGTGACCCATTACCACACTTTCCCTTTGGCTCTGGCCAAACGTCAGTGACTCTTGGAAACAATTCCCTTGGCCTACTAGACTCAGAATGGCAATCTCAGAATTCTCCGTGAGTACTGAAGTAACTTTCCAGTGCTGTGATCAGCTGCCTTTCCCTCTGTGGAGGTTACACTGACTTTCCCTGTCAAGCCATGGCATGGGCTAGAGCTCAGCTGGCTTGGGTGGTTGTCTAACTCCTGACCGTTCCAACACTGATCCAGGTGGGCTAGATGGACGGAAgctgattttcattattttctctagTTAGCACACAGAATGAAAAGTTCATATtgatgtgtgttcgtgtgtgtgtgtgtgtgtggtgtgtgttgtactttgttctttttaaccCACTCATCTCATCTCTCCTTGTACCCCTCTCTAACCCTCTGATAGAAACTATCTTTGAGGAAAATAAGACTTTCACGTGGGAACACATACAGCATATGGAGAACCCAAGCAACCAGTAGAAATGAACTCAGTGTGGAAATTGGAAGCCTGTTAACCACCGAGCATCGGTCAGAATCTGCTCCACAGTATCCATGCTTTTCTTAACTTCTCTAAAACACATGGTGAGTGGGATAAACCTGCATCCTCCGCCCTCATTTGTCAACTTGTCAGCTCAGTTTACAGAGAAATGTCCATCTCTGGGCCTGATATGTATATAGGCATTTTACTATGATCATATATAGTATTAATATACTAAGGAACTTATAAATTATGAAAACCACAGTCTCTTTAAAATTTCACGTTTAATATCCAAAAGTCTTTTAGTTCAGAGTCATCTGAAAGATGTGcctacaaaattatatttttaaaaatgtaacaaatatgTTCATCCAAGTACATTAAAGATTTAACTTTCAGTATACTGTATGAGAGGTGTAtgaattccttttcctttttggccTAGAGAAAgcacttttttttatatattttaggtttctttttaacttctttgtttaACATTCCTTTGTACCTgccctctacccttgcaacctctcctttaaaagaaaaaaaaagtctcatggAAACTGTAGTGTGTGTCACAGTATGTCCCAATTTTGTCCCACAAAATACATCCTTGTGTCCACATTTCTTTGCTTGCACTGAGTCATTGGTCTAGATAGAGGCTTCCGGCTTCTTCTACACTATCAGTACTGGATTCTCACAAGGACTTCTTTCAGATATGCTTTGTATAAAGGAGATTCTGCAACTTTGGATCTttaggactggccccttcatgggatccagcagttcatcaatggGATAGATTTTGGGGTGGACCTGAGCCTGGGTGGAAGCTAGTTAACCTACCAGTTTTCCTGTACCCACACCagcagggtgagctctccagcactgcaccagctagctcacccaatgcCAGCAAGGGGCAGAGCTAGCTCTCCTACTCTCATACACTCAGGGCTGGCCCCCAaagtcagctctactgtgctgcccaagcTAGGTGCAGGGCCCACTAGGCGTTGCAGCCCCCGTGAGGAacagggccagctttcctgctctcatgaccttgGGGCCAGATCTTCCCCCTGCCTTAGGTGGCAAGGGGTAAGAAGTGGGAGGGCATCTCTCCCTTGTTCATACCAGGGCACAGCAAGCAAGTGGCAGAGAGGCCTGGGCCAACTCTGCCAAGCCCCACCACACAGcaaggtcagctctactgtgctgccctgTGAGGTGCAATGGCcactctcccaaatgctgcagccagtgaggggcagagTCAGCTCTCTCAATTTCATGACCCTAAGGCCAGCTCTTCCACCTGCCGCAGAAGACAAGAAGTGAGGGAGTGAAAGGAGATATTTAGTTATTTGTTGAAACTATAATAAGATTACatcactttcctcttttctcccttcaatcctttccatGAATCACCTCTTACCTTGTTTCAagttcagggtgtgtgtgtgtgtgtgtgtgtgtgtgtgtgtgtgtgtgtgtgtgtgtgtgtgtgtgtgtatcacatatatgtatatatgcattcatatatattcttaaatacataaatataatctgCTCAATTCATATAGTGTCGCTTGTAAATATGTGATCTCAGGGCTGACCGTTTGGTATTGGGTCACCAGTTGGGGGACTCTTTCCTGGAgaaaactatttctcctgctctcaggtcTCATTTTCCAGTAGACTAATAATTGATATTTTACTCAAACTGTCTCCAAAGACATGTTGGTCATTTAAATGGTCTGTGACTTTGTCAAATAACTGATGCTGTCCTAAATCAGAATTTCTTGTCACTCTCCGATCTTAGGTAGCATAAGGATTGACACGGCCGCCAGAGGCAATGGGTAAAACAAACCGCTCTTTGGTGTCTGAGTTTGTGTTCCTGGGACTCTCCAACTCATGGACAATCCAGctattccttttcctcttttcctgtgtgttctaCATGGCAAGTCTGTTGGGAAATTTTCTCATTGTGCTAACCGTAACTTCAAACCCCCAATTACATTCCCCTATGTACTTCCTCTTAGCCAATCTTTCCATCATTGACTTGATATGTTCCTCATTCACAGCACCCAAGATGATTTTTGACCTTCTGAGAAAGCACAAAACCATCTCTTTTGGTGGTTGCATCACTCAGATCTTTTTTATCCATGCAGTAGGTGGCACTGAGATGCTGCTGCTTATAGCCATGGCGTTTGACCGATATGTTGCCATATGTAAGCCTCTGCACTACCTGATCATCATGAGCCCACAAAAGTGCATTTTGATTTTGGTTGCTTCTTGGATTATTGGCTTCATTCATTCAGTGACTCAGTTGATTTTTGTGGTAGACTTGCCCTTCTGTGGCCCTAATGAATTAGACAGCTTTTTCTGTGACCTTCCTCGGTTTATTAAACTTGCCTGTATAAACACCAACACATTGGAGTTTATGGTTACAGCCAatagtgggttcatttctgtggtCTCCTTTTTAATTCTGATCATctcttacatatttattttggtGACTGTTCAAAAGAAATCTTTGGGTAGTTTATATAAGGCCCTCTCCACCCTGTCAGCTCATGTCATGGTGGTAGTTTTGTTCTTTGGACCCTTAATCTTCTATTTGTGGCCGTTTCCAACATCACATCTGGATAAATTTCTTGCCATCTTCGATGTAATTGTTACTCCTTTTCTAAATCCAGTTATATACACACTTAGGAATAAAGAGATGAGGGTGGCAATGAGAAGACTATGCACTCGGTTTATGAATTATATTAAGCTTTCTTAAATATACCAAAGGTAATGAGCATGCAGAGTAGAATTTAAGATGGGAGTGTGCTATGTAAACTACATTACATCCAGCAGAACATCACCTGGTACTAATATGTGATACACCCTTGCTTGTTTTCTGCCTGAATTGGATTTGGATATCAGTGTATCAACTGTTTATTCAACAGACTTGATGACAAAAGACTTTTCCAGCCTTACCTCTCCAATATATTTATGTCACTATAATGATCAATACAATAATGGTCAATGTTAAAGAGTACATttgtaaaaattacatttaaatagaCTTTAAACGTAAACGTTAGCTTTTATTTCATCTGATTTTACTCTCCTGATGATCTACTTTCTGTCCCTTCAGCTTCTTATTTACCTGACATTTATTTAATGACCTGGCTCTTCCACAGTCCAGTAAAGAGACATTGCCACGGACCATGTGGCAGGAACAACAAAaagctttagaactcatggaacACAGCCCACCAGTTGGCTCAGTTTCAATGGCTGCGCCTCAGAGAAAGATGACCCCTGAGGACGTCATGCTGTCATGGAGCTCTGCTCTGCTTGCCGCTCTCACGTCCCTCTTATCTGAGAAGTGTATGAAAGCTCTAAGGGGCTTCCAGTCCCACACTGGGCAGTATCTCTGGCGCTCACAATAGAATGCCtgatctctttcaggcattgctgctggagcagattcaTGATTCAGCCACCACCCTGGGAAAGAACACAGAGGTGTAAGTGGTCAGCTATGACCCCcacacagagaaagcatttgaacaAATAAAACTGTTAGTGAAGGATAAGATGCTTTTGCTACTGACTATGATATAAAAAATCTGAAGAAATCCCAGACCACTCTCCACtggagagctcccagagactaaacctccaccccaagagaacacagggaatgGACCtatagctccaactgcatatgtagcagaggagggtcttgtcaggcatcaatgggaggagagatccTTGGTCTTGCCAGGCTTGATGTCCTAGTTTTGGGCAATGTCAGGGtcgggaggtgggaggaagtgggtgggtaagggagcagtCTCATAGAAGCTGGGTTTGGGGAGCTggaatagcaggtttctggagggaaaaccaggaaaggggataacatttaaaatgtaaataaaaatccaataaaaaaatactaaaaaaaaaaaaaagaaagaaacctgaaggaagaatttgaagttcagaaggcacactcttttttctttctccatctttattaacttgggtatttcttatttacatttcaaatgttattccctttcccagtttccaggtcaacatccccctaacccttccccctccccttctatatgggtgtttccctccccatcctccccccattactgtcctcccctcaacaatcatgttcactgggggtccagctttgccaggaccaagggcttccccttccactggtgcccttactaggctattcattgctacctaagcagttggagcccagggtcagtccatgtcagggtcagtctttaggtagtggcttagtccctggaaactctgattggttggcattgttgttcatatggggtctcgagccccagAAGGCACACTCTTAATAGTTAAAGTAGGAAACTTTTTAAAGTCAGAGAACAAGAACAATGTCAGGgaacaatggcagcactggctgaggGACGTGCCTCTCTGAGGCTGTAATGgtgatgattgatttcttatacccattttccccctcatctttctgatatgatttaataaaaattgctGATGAGTAGATAGAATactgagaatttaaaaaatatatgactGATTTTTGTATAAAAGTTTAGatctgtgattcttttaagattcttataAGATTACTTTAAAGATtagtaataaaataatcaatcCTTTATTTGTAACCACAAATTGCTTCTTGTGGGTAAGAGAAGTTTTAGCTGAGAAAACTACCTTGCTTGTtcacactttgttaatctataacaagttaCCTAGTTACAAACGTACATAGGTTCTTGGgaataatgtgttttctttaccTTTACGTGTACAAGGTAATGTTTTTCTTGTAAAGGTATTGGGGAACACACTGTTTTTTCATAGCCATTcactcaaagaaaaatagaatgtaatcACATGgttattttaattgctttaaaattttaagaggGATATATAAGCTATGGAAgaaaaagcagggctggagagatggctcagcagttaagagaactgactgctcttccagaggtcctgagttcaattcccaggaaacacatagtggctcacaaccatctgtaatgagatctgatgccctcttctgctgtgtctgaagacagctacagtgtactcatatacattaaataaataatatttttaaaaacaagaaagaaaaggcagtgtTGGAGCTTGCTCCATCCACcaggaatatatgtgtatatgtatatatgtgtatatatacacatatatatatgtgtatatatacatatatgtgtgtgtgtgtgtttatgtgtaaaaTGCTTGGAACATGATTGTTAAAAATTTGTTCTAGTCATTCAATGTGTGACTTTGTGTATTTATGTCTTTCTGTAGATCTGTCAGCCTGcatgcaagtatgtgtgtatgtatttgtatgtatgaagttattggagtctgccttttgcttcatccactcagtgtgtgtgtgtgtgtctgtgtgtgtgtgtgtgtgtgtgtgtgtgtgtgttcttttctttcttatcagcccctaagagtttaaaaaaaaaactcagaggcTTTCAATGGACACAGAAGTGAAAGCCCAATGAACCAAGCTTTGTTCCCTCAAAGAAAAGTCTGTTGAGTAATTTCTCTAATTGCTGGCTGCCACAGGCTGACCCCGTCAACCCCTCTTCATTCTGACTCCTGTCATCTGCTTTCAGCACTGACCCCATCGCCAATGCCAAATGACTGCCTTGATTTATCTCCTGGAAGTCAAAGCAGGCCTTTGACATCCTTGACATTTTTGACAAGACAAACCACATCAGTATTGTTGAAAACAGAAATTCTGATATGTAAGAATTGTTGTCTAACTATGAAACTGTTAAACACATTTAAGAAAGTTGCTGTAAATTAGCCTCCTACACTCAGTCCAACAGCACAGAACAAACCAAGAAGTGTTCACTGTGCTAAAGGAGCCTCTTGTAatcatttttatgattattttatttacattccagggTTGCCCTCCCTCTTGGTCCCCCTCCcacatttcctcatcccattcctcctccccatttcctctgagagggttctCGAACTCCACCTGGTCTCCTCCTTTCCTGGGGACACAAGTCTCTTCAGGATTAAGCTCATATTCTCCAACTGAAGCTGACCAGACAGGCCTCTGGTAGATTTGTGCCAAGGGCCTGGGACCAAcctgtgtatgctcctggttggtggctcagctcttggagctccctggggtctggattagttgacactgctggtcttcctatggggtcgatCTATTGTTCGGCTTCTTcactccttcccctaattctACCATAGGagtcctgacttcagtccaatggttgaatgtaaatatctgcttctgtctcagtcagtgctGGTAGGGCATCTCAGACGACAGTCATGACAGACTCCCctctgtaagtacatcatagcatcaataatagtgtcaggtcttggtgccccctcccccatgagAAGGaccccaagttgggctggtcattgacctttccttcagtctcttctccatttttgtccctgcagttcttttacacaggaacaattctgggtcagaaattttaattctctcttcccactgttaGCCACTTTGGCTAAGGTCATGCCCATGGAGTCCTTGCAGTCTCACATCTCCCTGGTCTCTAGTACTCTCAGAAGGATACCCCCACCTCCCAACTCCAGAAGACACAtatctccattcattctcttggccttctgggcttctctcctgtccccagccCATACCCAaacctgttccccttttcctctctgcttcctctcacccacccaaatccctcattccctccctctgtcaCACATGATTATTTATTTCCTCCATCTAAGTGGAattaaagcatcctcacttgggcctttctgcttgttaaatttacagtctgtgggttgtatcctgggtattctgtaatttttggctATATTCACtgatcagtgagaacataccatgtatgttcttttggatctgagttCCCCTtactctggatgacattttctagttccatccatgtgcttGCAAAGCTCATGATGTCCTCCTCTTTAGAAGCTGAACagtattgtgtaaatgaaccacactttctgtgtccattctttggttgagggacatctgagatgcttccaacttctgactattacaaataaggctatgaacatgatggagcatttgtccttatggcatggtggggcatctgttgggtatatgtccaagagtggtagtgctgggtctttttttctttta
The DNA window shown above is from Rattus rattus isolate New Zealand chromosome 5, Rrattus_CSIRO_v1, whole genome shotgun sequence and carries:
- the LOC116900583 gene encoding olfactory receptor 4F6-like, which translates into the protein MGKTNRSLVSEFVFLGLSNSWTIQLFLFLFSCVFYMASLLGNFLIVLTVTSNPQLHSPMYFLLANLSIIDLICSSFTAPKMIFDLLRKHKTISFGGCITQIFFIHAVGGTEMLLLIAMAFDRYVAICKPLHYLIIMSPQKCILILVASWIIGFIHSVTQLIFVVDLPFCGPNELDSFFCDLPRFIKLACINTNTLEFMVTANSGFISVVSFLILIISYIFILVTVQKKSLGSLYKALSTLSAHVMVVVLFFGPLIFYLWPFPTSHLDKFLAIFDVIVTPFLNPVIYTLRNKEMRVAMRRLCTRFMNYIKLS